A stretch of Balearica regulorum gibbericeps isolate bBalReg1 chromosome 28, bBalReg1.pri, whole genome shotgun sequence DNA encodes these proteins:
- the LOC104629282 gene encoding GON-4-like protein isoform X4, producing the protein MSLSLKMLPCKKRRAVVAGPQSPRERVGAGEDGELPGAGGSSSAGAADGGSSAKLPPAARAGGPPSAGPGVWRGPGEASLKGGKRPPARTAPGSGQEAPGAKEACAAAQLPEGRGSPEAVAEGKTPKLYTEVEVNSQRDPYLMENQSAVQESPVRSSLQLAVRNPTVMKPLKNTRAGEWPQQTDEENEDLGLFIPLEEQDGDDIERRKRRRKATKRKREGKSQEEEGSLSCDIKLDDTLDRTLEDGAKQHNLTVVNVRNILHEVITNEHVVAMMKAAISETEDIPLFEPKMTRSKLKEVVEKGVVIPTWNISPIKKANEVKPPQFVDIPLEEDDSSDEEYQPDDEDEDETAEESLLESDVESTASSPRGAKRSRTRRSSDEEGGTLCEMEKVTTPVVRHISAEVVPMGPPPPPKPKQNKDSTFMEKLHAVDEELASSPVCMDSYQSLEDSLIAFRTRSKRPLKDVPLGQLEAELRAPDITPDMYDPNTADDEEWKRWLGGLMNDDVENEDEADDDDDPEYNFLEDLDEPDTEDFRNDRAVRITKKEVNELMEELFETFQDEMGFSNMEDEGPEDEDNVTESRPNFNTPQALRFEEPLANLLNEQHRTVKEQLEQLRMKKSSIKPPQETEKSKPQTEKPLQSLVLDSTQRKRLQQQMQQHVQLLTQIHLLASSNPALSSEASTTRMFLSELGNFARSSTLLRQSFNPKFQTMFQSCNLKGALQLIEDFHAQVQVDWSPRKAVKKSASEFPCLPKQVAWILATRRVFMYPELLPICSLKANPPRDKIIFTKAEDNLLALGLKHFEGTEFPKPLISKYLLPTKTAHQLTVRIKNLNMNRAPDNIIRYYKKTKQLPILFKCCEEIQPSEWKPPVEREEHRLPFWLKASLPSIQGELKQLAEDAREMPGSPDAESVFLGTGKETSDAEYDEKYPLLMPKGLVLTLKPLANRFSRRAWRRQRSSALKPVLIRPSPCLQPSSNAINIQKTVKLSQSEAPPSKVMVQIPRLIQPATVMQTVPGVQPLNVPAVVGSGEGLEFQNVLSTSHSDSRQAFSAAVPPALVSSNPVTFQPKLMLPALAGAKVRKPCVRKGYQKKKGTKSAPLIKASPLIQPSPVILTVPATTVKVVNIGNGCNMIQPINTAVGRGTQAIPVTTLLVNPSTFPCPLNQPLVTSSIPSLIVSPNPVGLSASSVGENEEQLNLVPSCPAGNNKNTYPTVEPKVEPPELYVSCSAVSPKKESSTNPATSNNGSQEKVNKSDCCSWTVVGGDENAPEALSVDLLPHLEDPDETVKIEPEDSNDATKEVNPVQKRDLLCGEVKEEFMLDLGQELNMEAACSCSDDLKEVKKEHTLCDEKGEEEQRALQSSPHGEQQMDAGGVAGPQVSSESPKNLSYTADVEAEFSSPLGRPEDSSSIDGQSVGTPAGPEAGGEREGQEEEEEDDFDDFTQDEDEEMSSASEESILSVPELQETMEKLTWLATERRLSQEGDSEEENSQEENSEPEEEEEEEGEGIESLQKDDEICGDTSEEPKSAFTLTKTAPQVEAHRMPAGENMKAPGKSRSSHRTRNKKGRARASKDTSKLLLLYDEDILERDPLREQKDLAFAQAYLTRVREALQHVPGKYEDFLRVIYEFEISTDKRTAVDLYSTLQKLLHDWPQLLTDFAAFLLPEQALECGLFEEQQAFEKSRKFLRQLEICFAENPAHHQKIIKVLQSCADCLPQEIAELKTQMWQLLKGHDHLQDEFSIFFDHLRPSASRMGDFEEINWTEEKEYEFDGFEEVSLPDVEEEDEPPKMPAASKNKKRKEIGGQNNDKEVEWVDGMKECSCSCHEGTSDLKLKKSKRRTCSHCSSKVCENKFYKNRDSQELTAGLVQQEVSPRPEGKDSGLSKEPAEDSLEKRDEGEDVQSRTKTVSRKVDSLASGSHLEGKIGSSRHASSEKAALPDNRVQDAGVNAVVKTAKDSDSSVTGPRWTHLQKAALKLPQGTKDCPCTVGSESERLNQQHQGHADAALGLSDLLLSSCSAMAEGLTGPSSSSGKRLCQTEGLHSDSSDKLTALELGVKEFEGPPLPLEGKPEAKQGWVTPGGKPTLGESCSSVSPDQHVLEAGDMGCTGESRLKSNTDNCLQVHQHSEQLEYGVVTATLGQKEEQQRVTEATVCAKNSKVSSTGEKVVLWTREADRVILTTCQEKGAHLETFHAISQKLGNKTASEVSHRFRELMKLFHTSCDGSSEDEEDATSTSNTDQLSDKDLLLSEEEPDD; encoded by the exons GGAAAACACCTAAGCTGTATACAGAGGTGGAAGTGAATTCTCAGAGAGATCCATATCTGATGGAAAACCAGTCTGCCGTGCAGGAGTCTCCAGTGAGAAGTTCTCTGCAGCTGGCTGTTAGAAATCCTACCGTGATGAAGCCACTGAAGAACACCAGAGCTGGTGAGTGGCCCCAGCAGACTGATGAGGAGAATGAGGATTTGGGGCTGTTTATTCCATTGG aggAACAAGATGGAGACGATatagagagaaggaagaggaggaggaaggcaacCAAAcggaaaagagaagggaaaagtcAAGAAGAGGAGGGATCTTTGTCTTGTGACATCAAGCTAGACGATACCCTTGATCGCACCTTAGAAGATGGAGCTAAACAACATAATCTGACAGTTGTCAACGTGCGAAACATCCTGCAT GAAGTGATCACAAATGAGCACGTGGTTGCCATGATGAAAGCAGCCATCAGTGAGACAGAAGATATACCTTTGTTT GAACCAAAAATGACTCGTTCCAAACTGAAGGAAGTTGTGGAGAAAGGAGTG GTGATTCCAACGTGGAATATTTCTCCAATTAAGAAGGCAAACGAGGTAAAA CCTCCGCAGTTTGTGGATATTCCTCTTGAGGAAGATGACTCATCTGATGAAGAATACCAGCCTgatgatgaggatgaggatgagaCTGCAGAAGAG AGCTTGCTGGAAAGTGATGTAGAGAGCACTGCTTCCTCTCCTCGGGGAGCAAAACGATCTAGGACAAGGCGATCATCTGATGAAGAGGGAGGGACACTCTGTGAG ATGGAGAAGGTTACTACACCTGTTGTTAGACATATTAGTGCTGAAGTAGTTCCCATGGGACCTCCACCACCTcctaaaccaaagcaaaacaaagacagCACATTCATGGAGAAGCTGCATGCAGTGGATGAAGAACTGGCTTCAAGCCCAGTATGCATGGATTCTTACCAG TCTCTGGAAGACAGCCTCATTGCCTTCCGAACCCGATCTAAGAGGCCACTGAAGGATGTTCCTCTTGGTCAGCTGGAGGCTGAGCTCCGAGCCCCAGATATCACGCCTGATATGTATGATCCCAACACTGCAGACGATGAAGAATGGAAAAGGTGGCTTGGAGGACTCATGAACGACGATGTGGAGAATGAAG ATGAagcagatgatgatgatgaccCTGAGTACAACTTCTTGGAAGATCTGGATGAACCAGATACAGAAGACTTCAGAAACGATCGTGCTGTGAGAATTACCA AAAAGGAAGTGAATGAACTGATGGAGGAGCTGTTTGAGACG TTTCAGGACGAGATGGGTTTCTCCAACATGGAAGATGAAGGTCCAGAAGATGAAGATAACGTCACAGAGTCACGGCCAAATTTTAATACACCGCAAGCACTCAG ATTTGAAGAGCCTCTGGCCAATTTATTGAATGAACAACACCGGACAGTGAAGGAACAACTTGAACAGCTGAGAATGAAGAAGTCCTCAATCAAGCCACcacaagagacagaaaaatcaaaacctcaAACTGAGAAGCCCCTCCAGAGCCTTGTTCTGGACAGTACGCAAAGAAAGAGGCTCcagcagcaaatgcagcag CATGTTCAGCTTCTGACTCAAATCCATCTTCTCGCAAGTTCCAACCCTGCTTTAAGTTCAGAGGCCAGTACTACCAGGATGTTTTTG AGCGAGCTTGGTAACTTTGCTCGAAGCTCTACACTCCTTCGTCAGTCATTCAATCCTAAATTTCAAACAATGTTTCAGTCGTGTAACTTGAAGGGAGCACTGCAGCTCATTGAAGATTTTCATGCCCAAGTCCAAGTTGACTGGAGCCCTCGCAAAGCTGTGAAGAAGAGTG CCAGTGAGTTTCCATGTTTGCCAAAACAAGTGGCATGGATTTTGGCAACAAGGAGAGTCTTTATGTATCCAGAGTTACTGCCAATATGTTCCTTGAAAGCAAACCCTCCCCGGGACAAGATTATCTTCACCAAGGCAGAGGACAA TTTATTAGCTTTAggtttgaaacattttgaaggGACAGAGTTTCCAAAGCCTTTGATCAGCAAGTATCTCTTGCCAACAAAAACTGCCCACCAGCTTACAGTACGAATCAAGAATCTCAATATGAATCGAGCCCCTGATAATATCATCAGA TACtataaaaagacaaagcagttGCCCATTCTGTTCAAGTGCTGTGAGGAAATCCAGCCTAGTGAGTGGAAGCCacctgtggagagagaagaACATCGCCTGCCGTTTTGGCTAAAG GCAAGCTTGCCCTCCATTCAGGGGGAATTGAAGCAACTAGCAGAAGATGCGAGGGAGATGCCAGGTTCACCTGATGCAGAATCTGTCTTTTTGGGGACAGGAAAGGAAACCTCAGACGCAGAATATGATGAAAAATACCCTCTACTTATGCCAAAGGGACTAGTACTGACCTTAAAGCCCCTTGCCAATCGATTCTCTAGGAGAGCATGGAGGAGGCAGAGGTCTTCCGCTCTGAAGCCTGTCCTCATTCGACCGAGCCCTTGTCTGCAGCCCAGTTCCAACGCTATTAACATCCAGAAAACTGTGAAGTTGTCCCAGTCAGAAGCTCCTCCCAGCAAAGTTATGGTTCAGATTCCTCGGCTAATCCAGCCAGCTACAGTTATGCAGACGGTGCCGGGAGTGCAGCCTTTGAATGTTCCAGCAGTGGTAGGAAGTGGGGAGGGCTTGGAATTTCAGAATGTGCTCTCCACTTCGCATTCAGACTCCAGACAAGCTTTCTCAGCTGCTGTGCCACCAGCTCTAGTGTCCTCAAATCCAGTAACTTTTCAGCCAAAACTGATGTTACCAGCTTTGGCGGGAGCAAAAGTACGCAAACCTTGTGTTCGTAAGGgataccaaaagaaaaaaggaacaaaatctGCCCCACTGATAAAGGCTTCACCTTTGATTCAGCCATCTCCTGTCATCCTTACAGTACCTGCTACCACAGTGAAAGTGGTTAATATAGGCAATGGTTGCAATATGATTCAGCCCATAAATACAGCAGTTGGTAGAGGCACTCAGGCTATTCCAGTTACAACCTTACTGGTAAATCCATCCACTTTCCCGTGTCCCTTAAACCAGCCACTAGTGACTTCTTCAATCCCTTCGTTGATAGTCTCTCCTAACCCTGTTGGTCTTTCTGCATCATCAGTTGGTGAAAATGAAGAACAGCTGAATCTGGttccttcctgccctgctggaaacaacaaaaatacctaTCCCACGGTGGAGCCCAAGGTTGAACCCCCAGAGCTGTACGTTTCATGCTCTGCTGTCTCCCCCAAGAAGGAGAGTAGTACAAATCCTGCCACTTCGAATAATGGCAGTCAGGAAAAGGTAAATAAGAGTGACTGCTGTAGCTGGACAGTGGTAGGTGGAGACGAGAATGCTCCAGAGGCATTGTCTGTGGACCTTTTGCCTCATTTAGAAGATCCAGATGAAACAGTGAAAATTGAGCCTGAAGATTCAAATGATGCCACCAAGGAAGTAAATCCAGTACAGAAGAGGGATCTTTTATGTGGTGAAGTGAAGGAGGAGTTCATGCTGGATCTTGGCCAGGAGCTGAACATGGAGGCTGCATGTTCGTGTTCAGATGATCtgaaagaagttaaaaaggAGCATACTTTGTGTGatgagaagggagaagaggaacaACGGGCTTTGCAGTCATCTCCTCATGGTGAACAGCAGATGGATGCAGGTGGTGTTGCTGGACCACAAGTAAGCAGTGAGTCTCCAAAGAATCTTTCGTATACAGCAGATGTTGAGGCAGAATTTAGTAGTCCACTAGGAAGACCGGAGGATTCGTCCAGTATAGATGGCCAGTCTGTGGGAACACCAGCTGGCCCTGAAgctggaggagagagagaaggacaagaagaggaggaggaagatgactTTGATGATTTTACACAAGATGAGGATGAAGAAATGTCATCAGCCTCAGAAGAATCCATTCTTTCAGTGCCAGAACTTCag GAGACAATGGAAAAACTTACTTGGCTTGCAACCGAGAGACGTCTAAGCCAAGAAGGAGACTCTGAAGAAGAGAATTCCCAGGAAGAGAACTCTGAGcccgaggaagaggaggaggaggaaggggaaggaataGAGAGTTTAcagaaagatgatgaaatatGTGGAGATACATCAGAGGAACCTAAATCTGCCTTCACATTGACAAAAACAGCCCCGCAGGTGGAAGCCCACAGAATGCCAGCAG gagaaaacatgaaagCCCCTGGGAAGAGCAGGAGCTCCCACAGAACCAGGAATAAGAAGGGACGGGCTCGTGCCAGCAAAGATACATCTAAGCTGCTCCTCTTGTATGATGAAGACATCCTAGAGAGAGATCCCCTGCGGGAGCAGAAAGATCTGGCATTTGCACAAGCCTATCTAACCAGG GTACGTGAAGCCTTGCAGCATGTTCCTGGAAAGTACGAAGACTTTCTTCGTGTTATCTATGAGTTTGAGATTAGCACGGACAAGCGAACGGCTGTGGATCTCTATTCCACTTTACAGAAACTGTTGCATGACTGGCCCCAGTTGCTTACAGattttgctgcctttctttTACCAGAACAAGCTTTGGAGTGTGGACTG TTTGAAGAGCAGCAAGCGTTTGAAAAAAGCCGGAAGTTTCTCAGGCAGCTGGagatttgttttgctgaaaatcCCGCCCACCATCAAAAGATCATCAAAGTTCTGCAGAGTTGTGCAGACTGCCTCCCCCAGGAGATTGCAGAG ctgAAGACCCAAATGTGGCAACTGTTGAAAGGACATGATCACTTGCAGGATGagttctccattttctttgatCACTTACGGCCCTCAGCCAGCCGCATGGGAGACTTTGAGGAGATCAACtggacagaagagaaagaatatgAG tttgATGGGTTTGAAGAGGTGTCTTTGCCAGATGTAGAAGAGGAGGATGAACCACCCAAGATGCCTGCAGCCTCAAAGAATAAGAAGCGGAAAGAGATCGGAGGCCAGAACAATGACAAG GAGGTCGAGTGGGTAGATGGGATGAAGGAATGTTCATGTTCCTGCCATGAAGGGACTAGCGATCTCAagctaaagaaaagcaaaaggaggacCTGCAGCCATTGTAGTAGTAAG GtatgtgaaaacaaattttataaaaacagagaTTCTCAAGAGCTGACTGCAGGCCTTGTTCAACAAGAAGTGAGTCCTCGGCCTGAAGGGAAGGATTCTGGACTGTCTAAGGAACCTGCAGAagacagcctggagaagagagatgaGGGAGAGGATGTCCAGAGCAGAACAAAAACCGTATCTAGGAAAGTGGACTCTCTGGCTTCAG GATCTCACCTGGAAGGAAAGATTGGTTCCAGCAGACATGCATCTTCTGAAAAAGCTGCACTGCCAGATAATCGGGTTCAAGATGCCGGTGTCAACGCTGTTGTGAAAACTGCAAAGGACAGTGACTCTTCTGTCACTGGCCCCAGATGGACACATCTACAAAAAGCTGCTCTAAAACTACCTCAGGGAACCAAAGACTGCCCTTGCACTGTGGGAAGTGAGAGCGAGCGACTAAACCAGCAACATCAAGGACATGCAGATGCTGCCCTTGGGCTGAGCGATCTGCTGCTGTCATCTTGTTCTGCTATGGCAGAAGGTTTAACGGGACCTAGTTCCTCTTCAGGAAAGAGGTTATGTCAGACTGAAGGGCTTCATTCTGATTCATCAGATAAGCTCACTGCTTTAGAATTAGGTGTGAAAGAATTTGAGGGACCACCTTTGCCTCTGGAGGGAAAACCTGAAGCAAAGCAGGGTTGGGTAACACCGGGTGGAAAACCAACACTAGGTGAGAGCTGCAGCTCAGTGTCCCCTGATCAGCACGTTTTGGAAGCAGGTGACATGGGCTGCACAGGAGAGAGCAGATTAAAGTCAAACACAGACAACTGCCTCCAGGTGCATCAGCATTCTGAGCAGCTGGAGTACGGAGTGGTTACTGCCACCCTGGGgcaaaaggaagagcagcagcgtGTCACCGAAGCAACTGTGTGTGCTAAGAACAGCAAAGTCAGCTCGACCGGGGAGAAGGTTGTTCTCTGGACCAG GGAGGCTGACAGAGTCATCCTGACCACCTGCCAGGAGAAAGGAGCCCATCTGGAAACCTTCCATGCCATCTCGCAGAAACTGGGCAACAAGACTGCTAGCGAG GTATCCCACAGGTTCAGAGAACTGATGAAGCTGTTCCATACATCCTGTGATGGGAGCTCTGAAGACGAGGAGGATGCAACCAGTACCAGTAACACAGACCAGCTGTCAGATAAAGatcttctgctttctgaggAAGAACCTGATGACTAA